One Halopelagius longus genomic window, TTCGAGGGCTGTTTAGTGATCTTATCCTCTTTCGCTAAACTGGTCTGTTCTCCGTTTGTTACAACTACAGCTTCGATATGATAACCTAATAAAGCGAGATGCCGAAGCGTTGCACCGCATCCCAGCTGAATATCATCAGGATGGCTACCGACAGCAACGATCATGTTTCCTCATCAGGTCAATCTGTATAAATGGCTTTTCATTCTACACTCACGGATGAGATGATAGGTGATTTCCCGAGATGAAAAACTGTCCGTATTCTAATGTAGTCCCAAAACGACAACCTCATTCAATCTGTAGTTAATAATCGATGCCAAAGTTATATTCGTGATGAACACCATCTGTAGAAGGATGGTAGACGTAGTAACCTTCGGTGAAGCGATGGTGTTCATGAATCCACAAAAAGTGGGTCCACTTACCTACATTACAGATTTCAAGAAACGAATGGGTGGTGCGGAGGCGAACGTAGCTATCGGTCTTGCACGTCTCGGCCACGAGGTAGGGTGGTTTGGAAAATTAGGTAAGGACCCCCATGGGAAGTATATTGAGAATTTCATCCGTGGAGAGGGTGTAGACACTCAACATATCCTCTGCGACTCGGAATTACCTACAGGGCTATATTTCAAGGAGCGGTCCGCAGTCGGTGAAAGTAGATTCCACCATTACCGTCATGGGTCAGCGGCAAGTGATTTTCACCCAGAAGACCTTCCAGTTGAGTACATTTCTGACGCCAAGTATCTCCATATAACAGGAATTTTCCCTGCGCTAAGTGATAATTGCCTCGCAACGACACGCCGAGCGATTGAAATTGCAAAAGAAAATGGCGTACGGATATCCTTTGATCCGAACGTTCGTGGACAGTTGTGGGAATCAGAAGGCGAGATTCGGTCGGTATTAAATAATCTCTTATCCCAGGCCGATATTGCGTTACCAGGGGTCGGAGAAGGTAAGCGACTGTTCGGAACTGATGACCCTTGGAAAATCGCCTCAGAGTGTCTAGACCGAGGTCCTGACACTGCTGTTGTTAAACTTGGACCTGAAGGCGCACTCGTTTCTAACGGTAAGAGTACTGAATGTGTTGAAGCGCCAAACTTAGAACACGAAGTGGACCCTGTAGGTGCAGGCGATGGATTTGCTGCCGGCTTTCTTGCTGGACGGCTAGAAGGTCTGAATCTTAGTCGATCTGTTAGACTTGGAAATGGTGTGGGGGCACTCGCAACAACAGTAACTAGCGACGTTGAAGGGCTACCATCTCGGACGGAACTTAATACATTCTTGCGGAATGGCGAACTAACAACGAAGCGAGCATAAGCATCTAGCTACCAAGAATTAACTTCTCGGGGTCATTTTACAAGGACCACTAGTTCGTTTATTGAAATTAGGGGGTGTAATATTCCCGGAATACTACTCCAAGTTTGTTTATCACCACATCAAAGACACTACTCACTTCTGAGACATCTTCCGCCCAGTACACTCTGTTTTATTCTCGGCCATTATTAGCGAGCAGTTGTCCTAGGTCGAATATTTAACCAGAGTTCAAGGTGCTATCAGACAAGTATTCCAATCCTAGTAATGTAACTGAAGATTGAGTAACATCTATTGTAGATGGTATTATTGCTTCCACCATGATAAACCAGCGTGATTCAAACACGACAGGAAGTAATCGCTTTCCCTTTAAGCAGTAATGAGAGTGTGTCGTAGTCCAAACAGAATGATAAACTACTTAATCGATAACGAATCATTATGGATCCAATGAGGGAAATACTCTCAAATACTATATTCCGGAAAATGCTCCTTGGGAGGATTATAACGAATATTGGAGATAGCCTCTATTTTATTGGTGCGATGTGGGTTGTGCACGAATTAGGGGGAAGTCCGTTTTTTGTTGGAGTAGCTCTCTTCTTATTACAGCTTCCCCAAACACTTCAGTTTCTTTTCGGACCACTTGTAGACCAGTGGCAGCTTAAGCGAGTTTTCATAGGTAGCCAGCTTCTCCAAGGGACAGTAATTTTGATAATTCCGCTAGCAATGTTGAGTGAAACCTTATCGATCACTCTCCTTCTAACTATAATACCAGCGCTGTCCATATTGAATCAAGTCATTTACCCCGCACAGAATGCAGCGCTACCGCTAATTGTCAAAGACGATCAAATTGTGTTAGCAAATACCCTATTCTCCTTATCATACAGAACGTCTGATATCGCATTTAGGGCGCTAGGTGGCATGATAATTGCTTTCTTTGGTACTGTAACATTA contains:
- a CDS encoding sugar kinase — protein: MVDVVTFGEAMVFMNPQKVGPLTYITDFKKRMGGAEANVAIGLARLGHEVGWFGKLGKDPHGKYIENFIRGEGVDTQHILCDSELPTGLYFKERSAVGESRFHHYRHGSAASDFHPEDLPVEYISDAKYLHITGIFPALSDNCLATTRRAIEIAKENGVRISFDPNVRGQLWESEGEIRSVLNNLLSQADIALPGVGEGKRLFGTDDPWKIASECLDRGPDTAVVKLGPEGALVSNGKSTECVEAPNLEHEVDPVGAGDGFAAGFLAGRLEGLNLSRSVRLGNGVGALATTVTSDVEGLPSRTELNTFLRNGELTTKRA